The Peribacillus simplex genome contains a region encoding:
- the rplD gene encoding 50S ribosomal protein L4, which translates to MPKVTLFNQTGSQVGDIELNESIFGIEPNNHVLFEAIIMQRASLRQGTHKVKNRSEVAGGGRKPWKQKGTGRARQGSIRSPQWRGGGIVFGPTPRSYSYKLPKKVRRLAIKSALSAKALEENILVLESLSFEAPKTKEFVAVLKNLSVDTKTLVVTDGLDEKVALSARNIPGVTVVEADGLNVLDVVSHNKLILTKSAVEKVEEVLA; encoded by the coding sequence ATGCCAAAAGTTACATTGTTCAACCAAACAGGTTCTCAAGTTGGCGACATCGAACTAAATGAATCCATCTTTGGTATCGAACCTAATAATCACGTATTATTTGAAGCAATCATCATGCAACGAGCTTCCTTACGTCAAGGAACTCATAAAGTTAAAAACCGTTCTGAAGTAGCAGGCGGTGGACGTAAACCTTGGAAACAAAAAGGAACTGGACGTGCGCGTCAAGGTTCTATCCGTTCTCCACAATGGCGTGGCGGTGGTATTGTTTTTGGACCAACTCCAAGATCTTACTCTTACAAGCTGCCTAAAAAGGTACGTCGTTTAGCTATTAAATCTGCATTGTCTGCAAAGGCATTGGAAGAGAACATTTTGGTACTTGAAAGCTTGTCTTTCGAAGCTCCAAAAACAAAAGAGTTTGTAGCGGTTCTTAAAAACCTTTCTGTTGACACTAAAACTTTAGTCGTTACTGACGGTTTAGATGAGAAAGTTGCTCTTTCTGCACGTAACATCCCTGGTGTTACTGTAGTTGAAGCTGATGGTCTTAATGTTCTTGATGTTGTTTCACACAACAAATTGATCTTGACTAAATCAGCTGTCGAAAAAGTAGAGGAGGTGCTTGCATAA